ATAGTTCTATTATGGACTCAATCCAATACTGCTCTTGATAAGGGAAGCAAATGAAACCACCGTATTTGCACCTTAGGATGTCCTTGTCTCTCCTTCAGAAGGGGGAAGTTGGTCAAATTGTACAGTTAATGTAGTTTACGGGGAATATCAACTGTTTTTTGATTTACCTGAAGTATATTCTAAGTGCACCTTGTATATTTGCTATCACAACCTTTTGGCCTTTTGGTAATTGAGGGGTCATTTGGTTTATGAGATGATGCAGGATTGCATTATTAATCGTGTCATCCTGTTTTGCTGTGTTTCTGGTTGGGATCCATTATCCCATTCTCAAATTTTGTCCTATAGACTAGCAATACATCCTTGTTATTGATGTGCAAACCAaacttattctcttccgttttGATTTccctgtatatatgtgtgttatATCCACTCCAATTGTATTATCTGCTCTTTTGTATTTTAACGTGATTGTGATTGATATGGTTTTGTGTTGTAAGTATTTGATGGTAATATCTTGGGGAAGATCAAATAGAGGCACACATAAAAAGAGATGCACATGGACAACCACACACACATGCaggttttttttggggggtttttgaggggggggggggggggtgggggagaGGTGAAGGACCGCTTAGGAGAATGAAATGGTTTTGGGAGCTCAAGCATCTTCCTCGTGTCAATCTCCATACCTTTGTGACAGATGACTCCAAAGTCGTCTTATGATTTTTTTGGCAAGCAAGACTGACTTAGTTTGACCTTCTGTGGGGGAGAAAAGGGGCAAAGAATAAATGAAGgtgaaaaaacagaggatcatgtTAATAAACATCAAACttaagaagatcttcaacaaagAAAATGGCTTGTCACCCTATAGATATAATTGAATGCAACATCCAGGAAAAAACAGACTTGGTTTGTGTAGCTGTACTTAGTAGCTGATTTATCGTTCGTCTTTTGgatgtttatttttagtttgtgtcCTTTTTGCCAAATAGTCGATAAAGAGCTGAATTGGAATGCAAAGGGGATTGTGAATAATAGTTAAGTGCTTGGGTAATATCTAGTTAGGAGGGAAAGGAATACTGAGGTCTTTTAAGTTGCTCCTCCCAAATAGTTAATGTTACTGAGTTCTAGGGAAGCGGCCTTCTTTATGTTGGTATCTGCTGTTTGTTCTTAAGCTTTATGTTGGACTGGGTAACCTAGTTAGAAGTATATATTGGCTTCGAGTGAATAAAGATTCAGTTCATGATCAAATTTGACAAGCAACGTTTTGATGTACGATGTGTTTTCTCCCAGTAATTATTAGTTTGGAATTCGATAGACAGAACGAAGATATCTGAACTCGCTGCAATCATGCTTGTGCTATGCTGTCATCTTTTTGACAAAGATGAATCATTTTGAGATCAACATCTCCCATCTTTATCCCACGAACCTTGCCTTCGTTGCATTGCATCATGTGCTGACAAAGTTTGTGAAGTGCTGAAGTCCCATCCATCATCTTTTGCAGTGGGACAGCAGAGcattttttacaattatgttCATGGGATAAGGTAAAAATTGAAATCGGGCATTTTGTTACTGTTATTTAGCAAAGGGAAGCGTGGACTTCTGgtgtaaaaaaacaaaaaaacaaaaaaaaaaaaggcagacgGGTTGCTTTAGCTGATATCAATGAGAAAAGCCAATTTTCTGCTGAAACTACAGATTCAAGATGTGCAGTTTACATATTGTACTCTCAAAACACTACTACTGTACTATAATAAGAAGAAAAAGTTTGCCCTGTGGTGTGGTGCTCTTCCCATTCACGACACGGATAGACTAATGGTAGAATGCTGCTGCTCCCATCAACTTCAGTCAATGAATTTCCGGAAACGCAACTTCCAACTTGGAAGTCACGGATTACGATGGTTTCTTTAAGATTTAATAACTAAAAAATTGTTAGGTGGGAAATTCATATACTACATTTTATTACAGCTAAAGATAGCACTAGAAGTCTTTTCATGATGGTGAAAGTTTGAATCTGAGAAATctatcttcaattttttttttttccttcccaaACGCtatcttcaattttgttttgTAGTTAAAATGTGTACTCAGCACCACCATGGTTTTGGACCTCAGCCACTTTTTGAGGTCTATTCTGCCGACTTATCGTCCATGATTTGATTTCATAATCATACGTCAATGACAAATAAATGGAGCATCTCTAATTCCTTTCCCTTTGCTTTAATTAAATGGTGTCTTttgctattttctttttttaataatcttttttttttattcattagTCATCTAATGAAATTAGTGGCTCTAGAATGAAGAGACGatgtgaaaattaaaaaaaaaatagaaaagaggaaagaaggcaaagaaaaatcgaaattaagATTAAAGAGAGGCAATTTTGTCTCATGAGGTAAAGCGACACAACTGAAAGGTTAGGAAATAAGGTGAGAATGAGGCCATACCTAAAGGGGATTTATGGTAATTAACCCTAAATTTCTACTTCAAATGATTTGAGAAGGTCATGAGTAAATGCATCCCAAcattattattaatattttctTTGTGGGAGATAGATGTCTAATTCGAATTAATAGGTGACTTCTCGTGGTGAAGTGCGGgttttttgagttcaaaatgaTTTTTGGGCATGCTACTTGATCTTTAGATGTCAAAAGGTCATTGGACTGCTGTCCTTTCTTATTAGTTGGTCTTGCTTTAGGAAAAGAGCTAGTAGTACTGTGTAGTTGGATTTCATGCTATTATTTCGATTGGACTTTTGTGATGAAACCTTTCGTTATAGTTATCATATTTGTCTAAACGGAAGGTTACATGATTTGTCAGATCACCTAAGCAGGATGTTATCATGTTTTCTCTTTTCACATTTGCACTAAGAGATGAGGCTGCAAAAATTTCCTTGTCAAttcgtttccaaaaaaaaaaatttttttttttttgatacaaATTGCAAAGATTTTGGTAACACATTAGTTTAGCAATAATTTAAAAATCTTACTAGCGGGTTTAAACTATAATGGAAAATCATACTGGGCTTCAGAAAAATGTAGCACTAAAACTAATTATGATTACTAGCGGGTTTAAAAGAGTAAAGTGATAGTGCCAAACTAAttatgatttttctctttttttttttataactgggAGATTTTGAATTCAAGAACTCATGCTTacaatcaaatcaaaatttggttttgCGTATTATGCAGTCAGCAATCAAGTAAAACCTTCTTTGGCAAAGCTAAGTTTGTTTGCTACAAGTCTTTTAACAATTTTAGCTGcaataatctcaaaaaatttctcaaagtttttaaactatacatttcaaaatatccaaaaaattacacacttcaaaaaaattttctacagcttCTACCGTAAGTTACAAAAAAATTTCCACATGAGACCTAACTAAGTTTAACAATTTCCACAGTTATTTTTGTTGCTCATCCTGATGAGGCCAAGAGATATGATGCTTAAATAACTAGTCTTCTGAACACCACCAAAACCAATTAATTAATTGTTCCGGTGAAAACAGTTATCTATCTAAAAGTCAAAGAATCACAATCTTAGAAAGAATAGGTTCTGTGGCTGTCAATGAGTTATCACACGACAATTCTTGATCAAAAGTAAGACCAGCTAATCAGTCACTACTGGAGAAGGATTAACTTTTCCCGAAGTTAATTTAGGTTTAGAAAAAGAAGTCTTTTGGTATAAATTTCCTTACGGGACAAAATTCAATGATGACAACAACcattctggtttttttttttaaattttttttttgttttggttgctgtgggggggggggggggggggggctctGAAGTAAGTGGTCTAAAGTGGTTAAGTTAAGATGTGTTCGTTGACCAAAGCACCACAGCTCCTATGAAGGCAACTTAATTTAGGTAAGAATTCAGACATTTGAGTCAATGGCTTAGGGAGAATTCTTTGTAAGTTTATCTTTGGACTTTGTGTGTTTCTCGTTTGTATCAAGTTGTCAATTGGACGATTTGGACAGAACTCAAAAGCAGCCGAAATTAGCAAATCAACAACAAGAAACAAGTTTTCATTATTGAGAACTGAGAACCCAAAAGCATTGACAAGAAATGTTTAATCTCTAAGCCTAAAAAGAAGGACAGAAGTCTTTTATTGTAACCATGCACTTAAGGTTTGATTTCGCCAAGCTCTACCTCCTTGATGTCTATTCCCATTTACGTATTAAAAggattgttttttttattattattatttgctttAGTTATTTTCTTaccttttggatttttttttttttggagaattgaTCACCTTTTGGAATTCATTCCAATTAACTATGAGTTTCAGATTAAGAACTTTTGTTTCGTCTATTTCCTCAATAATCAATTGATCATGACTCCGAATTTGTTTACGTGCATTAGAATAACTTAATGGCACAATTAAATATTCTTTAAATATATGTCATACATGATttataaaagggtaaaaaaacaaaaaagtcccCGTGGTAAACCTAATATACAGAAAAAATCCTCCGTGATTTTAAAACGTACAACACGAgacctcatgttttgaactaaattgttaagatgacggaatccgttaaacttaacgaaaatggatgaaatgataaaaatgtcctaatataattaagcaaaagacaggtcaacaaaattatttgttttatcctctagagaaagaaaattaagagtTAAGGGGAAAAACaggtatatttgttaaaaattagatataattttttttttaaattctaatAAGCCATTTCCGtcaagtttaacggattccgtcatctttacaatttagttcaaaacatgaggtcTCGTGTTGTACGTTTTAAAACCACGGAGGATTTTTTCTGTATATTAGATTTACCAcaaaaggtttttttttattttttaccctttATAAAAGTGTAAATTGGTCATTAATTGCTTGAgtattgcaaaaattgaatggggtcaatttgatgaaaaaaaaaaagaaagaaagaaaacgctTCTGTTAGAGGTCCGAAAGTGATGGAAAACAAAGGGTGTCTTTTACATAATTGACCAACTTGGAACTTTTTTGGAAAATGATAAAAGCAAGATATAATGTACACACTAAAAATTAATCTTCTTCTTCTAATAAGCTGGAGAGCACTGGATTTATTCCGAATTACTCAAAACAAGAACTGGATTTTGTAATGACCATACAAGAGACGAATATTTTTGGATTCTTCTTGAAAGGTACGTGCGTGTTGTGGAAGGATAGAATAAGGGCGACTTTGCTTAAGAGAGACAATTGGTATAATTAAACCTGTAAATGCAGGTGAGTTAAATGTGTTTGCTTCCCGTGTTGTCTAATGCATCATTGGGCTCCAAAGGTAAGAGAAGGGGGGCGGGGAGTCCCGTCTAGCGTGTTCTCACCTTTTGGAAtggcatttttcttcaaaaaaaaatttcatatttttcgtaaatatatttttttataaaattacttttttatcttacatacattaAAATCGTTGTaatataatttttctacaaaaattacaagaaaaagcaatccaaacaatacACAGTCCAATTCTTTTACGAAACTATAGCATAATTGCTTCACTCTTGTCCCTTTCTCTTCCTCTGAATTTTGATAGTATCCCCTTTAACTTCGTAATTGTCCCCTAAAAGTGTGTGAACCCTTACGACCATCTTCAACATTTCTATGAGGAAACATTGAACTAAAATATATAACAAGCTGATACTTTTTTCCTTTCTAATAAATGTTATTGTAACGctgtgtgaattgattgattatatcatttattttttcatactaaattttattttaaggtTCTGAATTCTAATCCCTCATTCCCTTTCCCCCCGCTTATACACACACGCGCGCGCGCACACACAATCCCATATATATTTTAAAGTTTACGCTAATCACTCCTATACACTAAAATATAGggggagaaaaaggaaaaactgaCCTTGAGACAAGTAGGACATTTTTACACAAGATGGATCTGAACCATTAATGTATGTTTGGATTGTCGAATAATTTAGCAGTTTATGAGATGCAATTGGACATGTCAAATGAATCTATTGGCAATCTCAAGCATAATAATAGAGCCATGAAACCCTAAAGATGTGAGAAATCCACTTCCATTTCGTCCTTTAATTTCCATCTAAAGAAAGCGTTGACCTGAATGGATCACACACACATGCACCACTTGCagttcccttttccttttctctgaaGAGCTAAAGAACCACGGACACAGACTATTGTACTAGCTTAGCCAGAATAATTAATTTAAaccttcaaaaaaaattttaaaaagaaggGATAATtaaggtgaaccattgctgtcAGGGACTTTTTCAAGGCAGCACGAGACCCTATTTTGATCCTTAATCTCCGTAGTTATTATCTTGACTTAATTCATTAATTAATCCTGTTTCAATCATGTAATTACTACTGATACCATCCATTACAGTCAAAATCATCACAGCTCATCCTCACATCATTAGTAAGAAAGCCCAGCACATGATCATACCAATATTTaatgtaaagaaaaagaaaagacataATTCTCAGTGAGTTGCATaaacttataaaaaaaaaatattaaaagagaaaagaaaaaggaattcaTTTGGAATTTTAGATGGATCTGTCCTCCTGTACTTTTGTTAGCTTCAAGTTAAGCTTCGCTTCCTCGTGCCAAGTCTATCACTTCCAAATACGGCGTCGTGCTGCTTACGCATTTGGGTGGACTTGACGGCCGTCGACGAGAGTTTCAAACTTCGAATCAAACGCAGTGCAGTCTTTCTCCACTAAACAAGGGTCAGTCAACAGTCAACGCCGTTACGACTCCCAACTTTCAAGGCTTGGAAACGGAAGCCGCGTCTTTGACGGAAGAGGGCTCTCCACCAGGTCCGCCACCACCGCTAACCATCGTGGCTGACTGAACGGTCAACACCGACATGCTAGGAGATGAGGGCCCACCGGCTTCACCAACCCCGTTACCGCTAGCCCCACCTCCCAGCCCCAGAAGCGGGTTGTTAGCGCCATTGCCGGTGAGACCGGGATGCATGGGATTCCTGGAGTGACACGTGGCCGTAGAAATGGCCGTAGCCAGAGAAATAGGCATGAGGCACAGCCCCTTACCCTGGAGATACTGCATGGCCGATCCCATGTCCTCTTCCATTAGCTTAGCCACCTGGTGCTCCGTTACCGTCATGCCatcattattgttgttgttcGATGATGACGCTGTTTGTGTTCCGTTACTGCTCCTTCCATTCCCGCAGTCACCGCCTCCCTTTTATATTCATCACaaacaacacacacacacacaccaatgtacaatcaaattaaccaattattAAACCACATactattaaatttcttttttttttaaaatagaaaatttagaTCATTTTAGAATTGCCAATTTTTGGAATGTATATGTAGAAGAATGTGAGTACTATAGTGATTTAATACATAAGAagagataaaataaaaaatgatttaaaaaaaaatatgttgacGACGACAAAAATgtggtaaaattttttttttactggaaACCTACAATCCAAATGCAGCAGGCAGTCACTTGACTATTATTGATTGCACGGAAACCAAAACCGGGGGTTGCTGAATCAGCCAGCCGCCCATGCCCATGCCCATGCGGGCAGGGGAGGGAGGTAGTGGTGGGGGAGGCAGTGGAATGTGGAAAGCGAGCACGCGTGATACACTTTTTGATAAATTGTCGTTTTCTAAGGAGGACAAGAAGCgtatttgattgattttttaaaaaatgcagGAGAAAAAGGTTAGAGGTGCGTGCGTGGTTGGTTTTGGAGATGTCGACGATTCCTGCTCCAaccttttttctgtttttggaaAGATTAAAAGGTTGGAGTGAGTTGGAGAGACAGTCATCTTATCTCAATGcaaaatattttttgttttagcaGCTTAGCTCTAGGGAAAAGCAAGAAGCATAGAGGTAAATTAATGCTGCCTATTTTTGGTTTAAGTTGAATTAGGTGCTTTTGGTAAAAGAAGATTAGATTGGCTAACGCAACAATAATGAATTACTAAAATTTGGTGAacggagacttgtacattagatAGATAGATTAATGTTCTGTGTGGATTGTGTATTTTTTAGAGTTttaatagaaaaatatattgcagTTATTTAATGCTATATGcaggatttttttttggaaaaaaaaaaatgattagaaaATTGCAATGCAAGAAATAGAATGTAGCAAGTACCTCAGAAGACATATCAGCAGCGAGGGGGGCAACAGCACCACCTAATCTGCTCATGCTCAGAACCTGCGTTACATATTGTATAATGACCACAGCTTAAACGGTttgttcatcatcatcattaaccccaaaaaaaaaaattgaaaaaagaaaaggtttgGTTTTCAACTTTTCTAATTATCTTAATCAATCCCCATTACTGTTGGTCACGGAATTTCGCAATAAACAACAACCAAAGAGAGGAATTTTCTCGGACAACAAAATAAGACGCCCCATGTTCACCCCACCCCATCTAATtaaaactataataataataacagaaTTTGTCAACTAAATAAAAGAATCCCTCCCCACTTCTTCTTTTCTAATAAATAAATACAGACATCTACCCCTGCTACTCATCTTCTAATAGAATACTACTAAAGTAAGGAGCGGAAAGGGGGGGAGATTAGGAGTCAGTACTTTGACTTGGAGCTGGAGGAATTTGACGTAGTCGATGATCTCGTCCAGCATTGAAGCCTTGTCCGTCTGTCATCCCCCCACCAAATACATCCAACAACAACAACACGGTATCAGCCCCATTTAAAAATAGTAGCAGTGTGTGTTGTGAGCAGCAGTCATACACTTATCTCCAGTGTTAAAAATAAGCACGAAAAATGTTCGATCCATTAAATCAATCTGTGTGTACGATGCGATCATATGATTCCAATttaaatcacctttttatctctcGCATATATTAAATTActactacagtaatttttctataaaaaatttaaaaaaaaatacaatccatACAAAGAATAAATTTTGTACATGTGCTAGTAGTAAAATATTATGCCCTGATTTGTTCATAAAAGATTATACCAGCAGTACtgatatatataattatactggCTAAAAGATTCAAGAAAAAGGGAGGAAAGAAACCAGGAGTGCCGGTACATCTGAGTCAGGGactgtgctttttttttttaggaggAGTAGCTATCATCTGATTATGAATGATCCCTCTGTCACTCTATCTGCTTTCCAGCTTTACATTTTCAGGTACGCACGGAAAGATATATACTGAACAAACTCCCCCCACTTTACCACAGTCTGTACTCCAGTGTACTCGCTCCCTTCATGATTAAAGTACAAAATGTTGTCCTACCCCTACTATTTTGCCCGCCCTATGATTTTCCTTGAACTTCAATTCAAGAAACCCTCTTGCTTGTAaattcttatatatatatattttttagagCTTCATGTTATGGTACTATCATTGGATTAAGCAGTTACACAATTTGTGGAAGTTTAATCaatgaaaaattaaaagttaTCGCTAATTCTTAGTAGTATTAATAGTCAACAAAAGAAAGAGACAGAGGGAGAAAGATTAGACTGAAGCGAGTAGCTAGCGCGTACACCTTGTTTGCATTGGGCACCAGTTCCTGCAGAGCCTTCATTCTCTCTGCAATTCTCTCTCTACGTAGCTGTCATCACCCACATTATACAAACAAATTCCAAAAACAGAATCAGCAAAATTCAGAAACTAGAAAACAAATTGAAACAAgcgaaaaacaagaaacaaattTTTGTACTGCTAGCCTAATAACAGGACTGCAAAGTCACGGCTTCTAGTATAACGTACTCTTTCAGCAATGCTATGTGGATCCGTGGCTTGTCCTCTCCGGGCCCTCACCCTCTGCTGTCGTGGCTGCGCCGCCGCCGTCCCTCCTCCTCCGGCGGTTCCCATTGAACCGCTTGCCGCGGCCTGGTTCATTGCCTGGGCTCCAAAATTTTGGGCTTGCATCGCTCCGCCCTGTACAAATTAAGCCAAAGACGCAAATAAAACGAAATCCCATTTATCAGTACAAGTTCCTTTTTAACAAACAAGGGGGAAAAAAGGTAGGGGATGGTTTAGATTTGAAAATAATCAGGAGAGAGACCTGAGGGTGGTGAAAATGCTGAAGTTGAGTGGAGGGTTGAACAGTAAATCCGTTGTATAGAGCTTGAACTGATGCATCATTTCCCTGTCATTAAATTCTCAGTTAAAACCCATATTTAATACTACTACTAACAAATTTTTAATCATATAAACTGAAGaataattaaattaattatAGACTCCTTAATTACACTCTGCcagagaaaaacaaaatgaacTCACGGGATTAGCAGATTTAAAGGGGGACCCGTCGACGATGACTTCATTCTGATCGCCGTTACCGGCCAAATTCAGCGGCGGCATGGCCAAGAGGCCGCCGTTGGGGCCAGGAGGGGATCTGAGGCCATTTCCGGCGAGGCCCCGAGGGAGCATTAACTGTTGATGAAGCATTAAAGCTTTGGCGCCGCCGATCTGGTGCTGCCGGAGCTTATTAGCCAACAAAACCGACTGGTCCTCGAGAGAACCCAGAGGGGTCTGGGACAAAGGGTCCCAGGGGGGCTGGGTTTTAATAAGGTCAGGAGCAGGCCAGGAAGCGGTGGAGATGGAAGAAAGCATTTGTTCGAGGAAGTCGTCGTGGGACGACGTCGTCGAGTCGAAGTGGTGGTGGTGCTGTTGTTGTTGGCCGTTTTGGAGGTCGTGGAGTTGTTGGTTAAGGAGGGAATTCATGGCTTGCATTTCTCTGCTACTGCTACTACCGGGTTGCATTTTCTGTGAACGTAGGAGAAGTTCTTGAGCCTTAAATTTCACGAATAACGAGAGAACTTAAGCTAGCAAGTGATTTggtcttctttcttttctactATACGATACGATGATTTTCGGCACTCGCgggacgagagagagagagagagaggacttTAGTTGTCAACTGTGCTACGAGACTCGAATAGAAGTCGAGAAATAGTAGGAAGTGGCAAGTGATGGAGGAAGAAAGGGCTGTTGTTACTGGTTTTTGAAGACGAGAAGAGGACTGTGAAGAAGAAGTTTTGTGTTTGGAAATGGAATGTTTCGAGTAGCCATGTATGTAGATTTGTGGGAACTTCTTCGAGTGAATAAATAGTAGTGTGTTTAAGCATTATT
The Coffea arabica cultivar ET-39 chromosome 6c, Coffea Arabica ET-39 HiFi, whole genome shotgun sequence genome window above contains:
- the LOC113693566 gene encoding bHLH transcription factor RHL1; this translates as MQPGSSSSREMQAMNSLLNQQLHDLQNGQQQQHHHHFDSTTSSHDDFLEQMLSSISTASWPAPDLIKTQPPWDPLSQTPLGSLEDQSVLLANKLRQHQIGGAKALMLHQQLMLPRGLAGNGLRSPPGPNGGLLAMPPLNLAGNGDQNEVIVDGSPFKSANPGNDASVQALYNGFTVQPSTQLQHFHHPQGGAMQAQNFGAQAMNQAAASGSMGTAGGGGTAAAQPRQQRVRARRGQATDPHSIAERLRRERIAERMKALQELVPNANKTDKASMLDEIIDYVKFLQLQVKVLSMSRLGGAVAPLAADMSSEGGGDCGNGRSSNGTQTASSSNNNNNDGMTVTEHQVAKLMEEDMGSAMQYLQGKGLCLMPISLATAISTATCHSRNPMHPGLTGNGANNPLLGLGGGASGNGVGEAGGPSSPSMSVLTVQSATMVSGGGGPGGEPSSVKDAASVSKP